The sequence below is a genomic window from Desulfatiglans sp..
TGGACAGTAATTGTTGATGGCGCTCCCATGATTATTCCTGTTCTTCCCTCAGCCTACACCTTTGACGGGATGTTTCTGACTGCCTCATTGGGCATATATAACCGGACATTAGAATATGATGAAGGAACACCAATATCTACCCCGGTTATGGAATATCCGGGTATTATTCAGGGATACTCTCTCAACAGTGCAATCGATAATCGAATAACCCTGGGAATTGAAGATATTGAATACACCTTTGCTGATGATGCCAGGATATACAGGATAGATTCGCAGTTTGCAGAGGCAGGTTTCGAGATTGCTATAAGCGATATCCCTTTTAGCTGGAATGGCAGATACTGGCTTCTACTCAATTCCTGGGGAAAAATAAGTCACATGTTTGTTTCATACACAGACTCTACTACCCCACCGGCATATCCGGGTGCAGTAGTTGCTGACTCAACAAATCCAACTGCTGCAAACCTGAAACAGCTGGGAATTGTTAAAAAGTTCACTCCTGCAGAAGGACCGGTTGACTCTGTAACAGGCCTATCCATTGAATATGCCTCTTTTGTTCCTCAGGGTACCTCTTCAAGCGCGAATGGGAAATTCCCGCTGCTAATATGGCTGCATGGCTCAGGAGGAGGTGCAAATGTCTGGAGCAGCCTTATAAATGACACGGGTCTTACAAGATTCGCGGATATTTATCAGCCGTTATTTGATGCGGGCGGTGCATATGTTATGGTACCAAGGTCAAATGAAGATTTTACCGAAGGGCATGCAATGCGCTGGAATCAAAAACAGGTTGAACCTCTTTTCAATGCGATAGATGAATTTATCTCTGAAAATCCGGATATAGATACTGACAGAATATATCTGGGCGGTTTTTCTATTGGAGGCGGCATGGTATGGCTTGCCATCAGAGAGCGTCCTGATTTTTTCGCAGCTGTATTTCCTGTTGCTCCCCCCGGCCGTTTTATGCCTGATCCTGATAGTGATGAGATATATAATTTTGCATCTCTTCCTCTCTGGATAGTACACAGTGTTGAGGATACTACAGTAAGGGTTGATAACGATACCCAGGTTACACCTCCCATACCATGGGGGTCAAGGCCGGTTATGAACAGGCTTATACCTCTTGCAGCAGAGGCAG
It includes:
- a CDS encoding prolyl oligopeptidase family serine peptidase, whose translation is MKKLLSFFSVIAITAMISVFAYAGSAKMVKEATLSFLDGQTPETIEIYPGDPVLFDLDITAIRSSFPKIYVVPVIKEKNPATGELVERTKGAKYLTDICLHNRKCCDHKIKNLCRQTKVKLPPAAKSNPPLSCFHKIKCPCKEDDDTGIFSSDDLDILFPRSDVYEIYLQIWDKGKRIGRTNTVTVSVIERPFTGVVFTGKRTPVYTPQWAVERYNWTVIVDGAPMIIPVLPSAYTFDGMFLTASLGIYNRTLEYDEGTPISTPVMEYPGIIQGYSLNSAIDNRITLGIEDIEYTFADDARIYRIDSQFAEAGFEIAISDIPFSWNGRYWLLLNSWGKISHMFVSYTDSTTPPAYPGAVVADSTNPTAANLKQLGIVKKFTPAEGPVDSVTGLSIEYASFVPQGTSSSANGKFPLLIWLHGSGGGANVWSSLINDTGLTRFADIYQPLFDAGGAYVMVPRSNEDFTEGHAMRWNQKQVEPLFNAIDEFISENPDIDTDRIYLGGFSIGGGMVWLAIRERPDFFAAVFPVAPPGRFMPDPDSDEIYNFASLPLWIVHSVEDTTVRVDNDTQVTPPIPWGSRPVMNRLIPLAAEAGTDSRLTLLHPVYYLGGHLEVQAVYNNMINPYTGTLYANGLTMSDPYTDRVKSTLIQWLNQQSALQN